From Abiotrophia defectiva ATCC 49176:
TGGCGGGCGCGGGAGGCCATCCAACAAGTCCATCAACAACACCATTACGAGACAGTCCATGTCTATCTAGTGACGGGAGAAGAGGACCAGGATGCGGTTTTGAATCATAGTTTGGCTTTGAGTGAGTTTGTCCGCTCATCCTGGATTCAATCGCAAATGGAAACCTTCCGAACAATCTTAGACTTGGGTTACTATCAGTCACGCTTTGATCAGAAGCGAGTGGCGACAGCCCTTGGTCTATCCTCTAGCGCCTTCGCCAAACGCATGAAATCGAGTGGCATTAAACTCTACTTGGATGTCAAAAATGATCTCAATCAGGCCATTGAGAATCTAGCCAGACAGGCAGCTCAAGGAGGTGAGGGCGCATGATATCGACTTATTCAATGGGCCTCTACTATGGGCTAGGCTGGACCCTAATCGAATCCTATTACCGACCTTATGGCCGAGCCTTCTTAAAAGGTCGATTGGCCTGGTTAGAAGCTTGGATGCTCTATTTGGTATGGGGCGCCTTGCTCTTGGGACCTAATCTAGTCGCAGGGGGCCTGCTGATTGGTCTAGGACTGGTGAATGCCAGCTTAGGTAAGCTACTTAAGCCCAAGCAAGTTTCTCTATTGATGGCGCTACTTTTATTTGGCGCCAGCCTTTATGCAGCGAAGGTAGGCTGGACTTGGCCTTACCAGGCAAACTGGCTATGGACGGCTCTCTATGCCTTGTGGTTAGGAGCTCCTGTTAACCAGCTATTCCATTTTCTCTTCCGCCGTTTTCAACCTGAAATTGAGATTGATGACGCAACTATTGAAGGGGCAGGGGCCACGATTGGGATACTAGAGCGTCTGATAACAGGTTTGCTCTTAGTCAGCCAGAATTATGCCGCTTTGGGCTTGGTCTTCACGGCCAAATCCATCGCCCGATATGATAAAATTTCCAAGAACAGCGCCTTTGCTGAATACTATCTCATTGGCTCGCTCTTTAGTCTCTTGGCCGTTTTAGTACTCTATCAGGTCTACCAATTAGGAAGCTGGTAGGCCCAAGCTAGTAAAAATAGCCCTAGCAGTTTGGATAAAGAATCCAGACTGCTAGGGCTATTTATTTAGGCTATTAGGAATGCGCCTTATTGCTTGCTTGAGCTTGGGAGCTGTCACCTTGAACACTCTCCATGATTCGCGCCACAATGGCGACAACAATAGTAATGACAAGAGCCAAAATGGTCCCGCCCACTAAATCGTATTGGGCGCGTGTGAGTGAGCTACCTAGGTAGTAGACGATTTGCCCCAGGATGAAGCTCCAGAAAAATGTGACGATATATTTCATACTTTCCCTTCTTTCCTTTACAGTATAAGTGTAGCATATTTGCCAAATAATACAATGAAAAAGTTTTTGTTTCCAGTTCTTAACCAAAATTCCTGAAAGCCAAGCTCTACCTTGTGCTTTAAGGCATTTCATGGCACAATAAGAAGAGAGTGGTCGAATGCCTGTTCGGACCACAAAAAGGGCTTGAGAGGAGGAAATGCCATGCTATTTAATGTTCATTCTGCTAATTCACTCTTAGCTAGTACTTTGACGGCTCCATCCTATGTGGAAGCTGCTAAACAAAGGGGCTATGAAATCCTGGGTTTGGCAGATGTCCATAGCCTGCAAGGGGCGCTAGATTTCTATAATCGCTGTCAGGCTGCTGGTCTCAAGGCCATGATTGGCGCGACCATTAAGTTGCCTGGGGCTCTCAAGCAAACCCATATTTATCCCTTCCTAGTTTATGCCCTCAATCAAGCCGGTTATTATGAAATGATTGGCCTTATTCGACGTTTGAGCCATCAGCCTCTGTCGCCAGGCGCTATTTGGGATTATCTGACCCAGTCCTGCCACAACCTAGTCTATATTTCCTGTGGCCATGCAAGCGAAGTGGAGCAAACCCTGATTCATAGTGGGGACCAAGAAGCCGACTTAGTTTTGGAGCGCTTGGAGCAAGTCTTTGGGCCTGGTAATGTCTATCTGGGGGTGGCAGCTTTCCCTTATAATCCAGTTGAAGGCGAGGCCGTGAAGGCCTGGGCTAAGAGCCAACAAGTTCCGCTAGTAGTGGGGCAGGGAGTATCAACCTTAAATCAGGGTGACTCCTTCAGTCTCAAGGTGCTGGAGGCCATTGGGGCTAATGAGACCTTAGACGTGGAACTACGAGCCATGCAGGGGGTCCACTATGTCTATAATTGGGCGGATTTGGAGGCTCAGTACGTCCGTTTAGGCTTGGCTGACTGCTTGGCGAATAGTCGCCAACTAGCTGATCGTATGCAGTTAACTTTGCCACAAAATCAGGCTTTTCTGCCAAAATTCCCGACGCCAGATCACTTGCCAGCTAGTCAATACTTGCGAGACTTAACTCAGTCGGCATTAGAAGACTTGAGGCCTGCTGATTTGGCGGTCTACCAGCAGCGGCTTGACTATGAGCTAGAAGTCATCGATAGTATGGGCTTTAGCGACTATTTCCTCATTGTCTGGGACATTATTGTCTACTGCCAAAGTCATGCCATCCGGGTAGGACCAGGTCGGGGCTCGGCAGCTGGTTCCTTGGTTTCCTATCTATTAGGGATTACACGCGTCGATCCAATCCAATACAACTTACTTTTTGAGCGTTTCCTAAATCCGGAACGTTATAATATGCCCGATATTGATATGGATATTCCCGATAACAAACGCCAACAAGTTTTGCATTATGTGGTCGAGCGCTATGGCCAAGAGCAGGTTGCCCAAATTGCCACCTTAGGGACCTTCGGGGCTCGGGCGGCCATGCGGGATACCTTACGGGTTCTAGGTGCTGATAGTGAGACCTTGCGAGTATGGGCACGTGCCATACCAAAAGAGTTGGACATTAGCTTGCCTCAGGCCTATCAGAAGTCGGCTGCCTTACGCCAGTTAGTCAGTCAATCTGAGACCAACCAGCAGCTCTTCCAAGTGGCGCAAACCATCGAGGGCTTGCCGCGTCACATTTCAACCCATGCCGCGGCGGTGGTCATTCATGACCAAGCCTTGGATCAGGTCATTCCGGTTGTGGAGCGACCTAACCAACCTCTTATGACTCAATTTACCATGTATGATGTGGAGAAGGTTGGCCTGCTTAAGATGGACTTCCTGGGACTGAGAAACCTCAACCTGTTAGATACCATCATTAAACAAGTTCAAAAGAGCCAAGCTGATTTTGATATTGAAGTAATTTCCATGGAAGATGCTCAGACTCTTGCCCTCTTCAGGGCGGCGGATACTAATGGGGTCTTCCAGTTTGAATCAGACGGCATTAAGCAAGTCCTACGCAAGTTGCAACCAGAGCGTTTTGAAGATATTGTAGCCGTCAATGCGCTCTTCCGTCCGGGACCTATGAAGCAGATTGACCACTATGTAGCGCGTCGCCATGGCAAGGAAAGTTACCAGGCTATTCATCCTATCCTGGAAGAAATCTTAGCTCCTACCTATGGCATCATCGTCTATCAGGAACAAGTCATGCAGGTCTGTCAACGTATGGCCGGTTTCAGCTTAGGACAGGCCGACCTGCTAAGACGTGCCATGGGTAAAAAGCAAGCCGATGTCATGGCACGAGAACGCGAGCATTTCATTAGGGGGGCCAGAGAGCAGGGGATAGAGGCTGAGATTGCGTCAGCTACCTATGATTACATCTATGAATTTGCTAGCTATGGCTTCAACCGCTCACACGCGGTGGTCTATTCAACCTTAGCCTTCCAACTAGCCTATCTCAAGGTTCATTATCCTCTAGCCTTCTATCAAGCCCTCTTAAACATGGGCAGTTCCAACCAGACGACCATGGCCGACTATATTCTGGAGGCCAAACGTCATACAGGTCCACTCCTTGGTCTCAATCTCAATGAGAGTCAGATAGGCTTTAGTGTCAGTGGTCAGCAACTCCAAGTAGGTCTCTCAGCCATCCGGACCTTACGCCATGACTTTGTCAGCCACATTGTAGAAGACCGCCAGCTCTTAGGACCATATACCGGTCTCTTACATTTTATGCAGCGTCTACCTAAGAAATGGCTCAAACACGAGTGGCTAGAAAGCCTAATTAGTGTAGGGGCATTGGACTATACCGGCATGAACCGGCCAACCTTGCTAAAGAACCTAGACAAGCTCATGCAAAGTGTTACCTTTAGTGGTGGCAATTTGTCGCTCTTCCCAGAGCTAGAGCCACGAATTGAATGGGTGGAGGACTGGAGCCCTAGTCAAAAACGGGATAAGGAAGTGGAAATTCTAGGCTTCTCCTTAGAAGGGCACCCGGTAGCGACTTATCAAGCCTTTGCCAAGTCCCACCCCAACTTGTTGTCAGTAAGAGATATCTTAGCGGCCCAACCAAACCTCAAGGTCCAAACCCTAGTCTTAGTCAAAGGTATCCGAGTCATCAACACTAAAAAGCAGGAATTAATGGCCTTCCTCGAACTAGAAGACGAAGTAGCTAGCATTAGCGGGGTAGTCTTCCCGCAAAGCTATCGACACTATGTCTCGCTGCTTAAGGAGGGACAGGTCTTGCTAGTAGAAGGGACGGTCGAACTAGACCGCCAGGGACGCCATCAGCTGATTATTAAGCGTTTGGCGCTAGTCAATGAGGAAGAAGCCAAGGCGCCAACTAACCCTAATCAGCATCCTTTCCAACGTTGCTTTGTCCAGGTCAAGGCCTTCCAGGACCTCAAACCTTTTCTGCCAGGCTTAAGAAAATTTGCCGATCAATATTCTGGACCAGTAGCCATGATTTTAGTCGATGGCAATCGTCAGACCTTCCAATTGGATGATGCCTATCGGGTCTCCTATGGCCAGAAAGCGCAAGCAGAATTAGCAAAACTACTGGCTCCTTTCAAAATTATCTATAAGTAATCGATTACATCTATTAATTTCGAAAAAATGTATGACTTTAGCCAATAAAAGTGGTAAAATAAGCCTTGGATATCAGTCCAAGTCGATTGATTACAATTCAACTTAGAGGTGAGAAACATGAAGCGTATTGCAGTCTTAACCAGTGGTGGCGACGCTCCTGGAATGAATGCAGCAGTGCGGGCTGTCGTAGAGCGTAGCTTGCATCATGGCATTGAAGTCGTAGGTGCTTACTATGGTTTTAAAGGCTTATATGAAGGTGACTTCAGACCTTTAGACTTAGCGACTTGCTCTCATGCCTTAAGACGGGGTGGCACCTTCTTATATTCTGCTCGATT
This genomic window contains:
- a CDS encoding YjzD family protein, whose translation is MKYIVTFFWSFILGQIVYYLGSSLTRAQYDLVGGTILALVITIVVAIVARIMESVQGDSSQAQASNKAHS
- a CDS encoding DNA polymerase III subunit alpha — its product is MLFNVHSANSLLASTLTAPSYVEAAKQRGYEILGLADVHSLQGALDFYNRCQAAGLKAMIGATIKLPGALKQTHIYPFLVYALNQAGYYEMIGLIRRLSHQPLSPGAIWDYLTQSCHNLVYISCGHASEVEQTLIHSGDQEADLVLERLEQVFGPGNVYLGVAAFPYNPVEGEAVKAWAKSQQVPLVVGQGVSTLNQGDSFSLKVLEAIGANETLDVELRAMQGVHYVYNWADLEAQYVRLGLADCLANSRQLADRMQLTLPQNQAFLPKFPTPDHLPASQYLRDLTQSALEDLRPADLAVYQQRLDYELEVIDSMGFSDYFLIVWDIIVYCQSHAIRVGPGRGSAAGSLVSYLLGITRVDPIQYNLLFERFLNPERYNMPDIDMDIPDNKRQQVLHYVVERYGQEQVAQIATLGTFGARAAMRDTLRVLGADSETLRVWARAIPKELDISLPQAYQKSAALRQLVSQSETNQQLFQVAQTIEGLPRHISTHAAAVVIHDQALDQVIPVVERPNQPLMTQFTMYDVEKVGLLKMDFLGLRNLNLLDTIIKQVQKSQADFDIEVISMEDAQTLALFRAADTNGVFQFESDGIKQVLRKLQPERFEDIVAVNALFRPGPMKQIDHYVARRHGKESYQAIHPILEEILAPTYGIIVYQEQVMQVCQRMAGFSLGQADLLRRAMGKKQADVMAREREHFIRGAREQGIEAEIASATYDYIYEFASYGFNRSHAVVYSTLAFQLAYLKVHYPLAFYQALLNMGSSNQTTMADYILEAKRHTGPLLGLNLNESQIGFSVSGQQLQVGLSAIRTLRHDFVSHIVEDRQLLGPYTGLLHFMQRLPKKWLKHEWLESLISVGALDYTGMNRPTLLKNLDKLMQSVTFSGGNLSLFPELEPRIEWVEDWSPSQKRDKEVEILGFSLEGHPVATYQAFAKSHPNLLSVRDILAAQPNLKVQTLVLVKGIRVINTKKQELMAFLELEDEVASISGVVFPQSYRHYVSLLKEGQVLLVEGTVELDRQGRHQLIIKRLALVNEEEAKAPTNPNQHPFQRCFVQVKAFQDLKPFLPGLRKFADQYSGPVAMILVDGNRQTFQLDDAYRVSYGQKAQAELAKLLAPFKIIYK
- a CDS encoding SatD family protein; translated protein: MNQYYALIGDIIESRSLANRAKIQEALSQALNGLNERYQGHLASCFSLTLGDEFQGLLKVGAPIFQMIDELRLALPDLNLRFGLGLGEILTSINPAVSLGADGPAYWRAREAIQQVHQQHHYETVHVYLVTGEEDQDAVLNHSLALSEFVRSSWIQSQMETFRTILDLGYYQSRFDQKRVATALGLSSSAFAKRMKSSGIKLYLDVKNDLNQAIENLARQAAQGGEGA